A segment of the Thermothelomyces thermophilus ATCC 42464 chromosome 7, complete sequence genome:
GAGGACTCCCAGCAGCGCGCGGTCCACGACGGGATCAGCTTCATGGTGATTGGGCTGCGGTGGGTGACCAACGGTGGCGCGTCCCAGAGCCGGCTGCGGGGCAAGGCCCGGCGCGAGAGGATCCGCAAGGCGCTGGAAGAGGTGGCCATGACGCCTGCGTGGATCAGCCGGCCCGTCAACGGAGCCGCGTCCGGCAACGGCGCCGACGCGGAGAGGGAGGTGGGGCTCGGGTGGTGGAAGCAGAATGCCAGCAAACCGCCGAGCGAGGGCGATAAAGAGAATATGAACCGGGCGGAGGAGCCGCCGCAGGCGCCGGAAAAGGCAGAAAAGGATGGGAAGAAAGATGATGACGACAAGGACATTCGAGAGACCCACGAAGAAGATTCCGCGGCCCAAGAAAAAGCGGACATTCGAGCAGTTGACGACCACCAGGAAGACAAGAATGAGTCTCCCGGCAAGAAAGATACtgaggaggccgaggaggaggagcaggccgGTACCGAGCCAGCCAAGGACGCCAATGCCGCAGCACCCGGTGCGGATAAGGAGGCTGAACAAGTCCCGAACACGGACAGGGTTGCCGAGGAGGAACCAGAACGCAAGGAGTCTGGTGCCGAGAAAGACGAGACTGTCCAGAGCAGAGTGGAGGAGGTAGAGGGACAAGAGCCGCAAGACGCTCAGCGGCAGGATGAGAAGGCAGCGGAGGAGTGAGGGCAGCAAATGTCTTCCTCCGCGGGCCTGTGGAACAGTCTAAAAGCGGCACCTCTCCGCCCTCGTGTATGGAGCGAACCGTGTATGTAATTGTGAAACCTGCTTGTTTCCTGGTGGCTTGATCTgtcccccccaaaaaaaggaaaaaaaaaaaaaaaaaaaaaaccattGGCTTCTGTGGTTTGTGCGGGAAGTTATGGAAGCGTTGTGGGCGGGCGAGAGTCGCCGCCGGAGCGAAGCTACTACCTTATTACGCGTAGCTTTTCTAGCCACACGTCCTTGGCTGACGGTGGCGGTAAATATATGATCGCAGTTACAGTCTTGAAGAGATATTCTGGTCACTCAAGCCGATATTATGTAGCTTACGATAGAAGGGTCGACCCTTGGGCAAAGGCAGCAGGGCAAAGGCAGCAGGGCGCTGGCAGGGTCTCCGTCCCCCATAGCTGTCGCCTTGCAGTGAGCCCATGCCCGCGCGCTTGGGGAGACATTGGCGGGGACGGCTCGGATCAaagatgtatgtatgtatgtatagtCCATAATCCATGTATAACACCAACCAGCCAGATATCTGCCCTGTGGACCCAAAGTGGTGCGATTCCGATCCGAATCAGTATAGTACATCGGGTATTAGCTCAGCCGTCTTGAGCAGTCAGTCGCCAAGCGACAATCTCTTGTGTTTGCTGCCGGCGACATCTCAGTGTTTGCGAATGCGAAGTATAATATACTCCCCTCCCCCTACCGACCATCGATCACAGAACCCTCCCTAAAACACGGGACTCGTTTCAAAAATCCGTCACCCTCCCGTTGAAGCTCCAGTCGCCGTTGCTGCCCCACCGCAGCGGCTCGTTCTTGGGCCCGCCGATCTCGCCCGTGACAGGGTTCCGGTCGCCCTCGAACTCGGGCGGCGCCCCCTTGCGCATCCCGCCGCTGAACGTCCCGCCCGCGTCCACGCCCACGCCCACGACCGTATCcgcgggggaggggggctgaaacgacgacgacgacgacgacagcgacgaggaggcggcggcggaggaggaggaggcggagggggTGGTGACGTGCCGCGAGGTGGTTAGcggctgctgttgttgttgttcctCTGTTGTCGTCGAGGTCGCGGGGATGCTCGTGTGCGAGGAGagggcggcctcggcggcgcgctGCAGCCGCTCGAACTCGGCTTGCTGCTCCGGCGGGAGGCGGGGCGGGGAGGGGCCCGGTTggaggaaggaggaggacgagtaGGGGCGGGTTGAGGCGACGACGAGTCTTGCCgttactgctgctgctgctgctgctgctgctgctgttgttgttgttgttattgtcgtcgtcgtcgtcgtcgtcgttgtcgttgttgaGGCGACGGTTTGGGAGAAGATGGGAAGTCGCGAGATCGGCCGGACGAGGCGAGACATTGTTGCTTCTTTGCTTCTCAGTCGGAGAGGAGACGACCTGTTTCAATCCGGTGTACTGTAGATTTCTCTCGCGATGTGAGGTTGAGTTGACGAGAGGCGTTGGATGTTTGAGGGCTGGTGGCGGCGAGCTCGGAGAAGCGTCGGATGAAAAAGGCGCGGATCCGAGGCAATATGACGGGAGAGCGTGGGCCGTTGTTGAGTGCAATCAAGTGCTGTGTGGGTGGGTGGGTCCGGGAGCGAGGCGAAGATCTCCCGGCGCCTAGGATTCCTGGCTACGTTACGGTGTAATTAGTGACTTGGGGACCCGGGGACCTGGCCAGAGCCGCCCCGTTTTTCCGACAAAGGTCAAGCTGCAATACGAACAACTAATTACATATTAGATCAAGGAGTGCTATGAAATCTTACTATAAATGCTCTCGGATACTATTATCTACGAAGAGCAAATAACCATGTCTTTTGCCAATTTTTCCATTGTACGTTGACCGTCGACCCGTTTCTGGCTGTCTTTCCCATGAATAGATCAATTTACGGAGTATTATATCGGAAccaaaacggagaaccggctcccgttAGGGAACCATGGCCAGGATGGTAGGCTATAAGGGCGCCCAAGCCCGGCCACAATTTATTTACAAAACTGACGGGGTAATTAATAAGCCATAGAAGTCACCGCATCATCTCGATACTAAGGTGGAAAGAAGATCGAGAGTACAATGCAATAATAAAAGGAAGATGATAACATTCAATCTTAGTTACAGTGAGGTTGTCCTATCGCTGCAGAGGCTGGGTTTGTTTTGCGTACCCGTACCCTAATTAGTTAATAGACATCCTCTTTATGCGAGACAATCCGGCGGTGCTCGAGATAGCCTTCTTCGGCAACTTCGTATGCAACTAGGTCGTTGAGATCCCCAGCAAAGGCCCGGTGGGTGTGGTACGCGGGCACCTCGATCCAGTAGTTCCCCGTAAAGTAGTTGGCACCGATCGGGAATGTCACCTCCGAGTTGAGCAGGCGCGCGAGCTGGTCGATCTGCTTGCCAAATGCTTCGGCGTCGATCCATAGGTCGACGACCCCTCCGGGCCTGATGACCCTCGCAATCTCGGTCACGTTGGTTTCCGTCAGGGGCGCGCTCTGCATGCAGATCCGCTCTGCAAAGTTGTCGCTGAAGGGCAGCGTCGTCGGCGGGAATTTGTCCCACGACTCGACCTCGACCAGGTACGGGATCTTGGCGGGAGGCTGTCCGGGATGCCGGACGTCCGGGTTGAACTGCCTGTCGTGATCGTTGACGTTGATGGCGTCGGGGAAGCCGGCGACGAAACCGTTCCAATAGAGCCCTTCTCCGCCGACGTCGAGCGTGATGGGGAAGTACTTGGGGATGCCCGCCTGGTCCCGGTTGCACTTGCGGTCCGGCTTGGCCGGCTTGTCGACCACGCGCACGATGTTGTCGACGATCTCGTCTAGCGTTTTGGCCTCGGGGGGCAGAGGGGTCATCGTCTCGATCGTGCTGTACAAGTACGCGGGCACGGCTATCGCCAGGACCACGATGATCAGAGGGACGACAAAGAAGAgtacttcttcttcttcctcggccAGCACGTCTTCGGAATGGATCCGGACCGCCACCTCAGACAGGAAACCCGGGATCGcaagccgccgccgggctcctcccgcgccgccgtcgccaccaccaccaccaccaccagcagcagaaCTCGCGCTGATGCGAGTCGCcatcgcggccgcggcgtgGTTGTGTACGTGCGTCTTGAGAAGCACCACGTCGCTGATCTGACCATCCAGCATGACGAACGGCGACTCCGCTGCCAggggggaggaagaagaagaagaagaagaaaaagaagaagaacggAGGGCGCCGCCGATGTACCCGGCCAAGGGCGTCACGGCCCAGCGGCTGCTGTTGTCGCTGGACGTGTAGAAGACGGAGTCGAGGAGGCCGCCGACCAAGATGGCGAGGCGCGACTCCTCGTACGCGTACGTGACGACGACCGAGGTCCACGTCGACAGCGGCAGCGGGTTGCGCGACACGAACGTGACGCTGGGCGTGACGTAGTCCCTGCCGCTCGAGTACACAAACTCGTAGCTCAGCCTGCCGTCCGGACGCAGCGAGAGCGGCCCCGCGATGCCGGCGTTGTCCGTCCCCGGAGGCGGGTACGACGCCGCCTTGACCCAGACGGAGAGTGCGTACGACGGGAAGACGCGCCCGTACGGGTACAGGGGGATCCGGAGGCATcccgcggcgccggcgaagTCGATGGCGGACCCGAACGCGCCCGGCGAGTAGCTCGGCTTGTAGTCCGGCGTCGTCGGGACCAGGTCGAGCGCCGGAGTGGCCACCGCCAGGTCGGACACGCCGTCCTTGAGCGGATAATAGCTGAGCAGCGCCGGCTGGAGGTCCTCGACCAGGCTGCGAGCCGACTTGCTCACCGACAGCGTGCGCACGTGGCTGATGTCGACCGAGACGGCCGTCTGCGTGTCCAGGTGCTGGACGCTGAAGCCGGGCGTCAGGTAGTCGGGCGGAGCCGTCGTCCACCAGGGCGCCGAGAACTTCTGCACCCCGTTCTCGAGGAGCGTGACCATGGTCGTGGAATAATGGATCATGACGACGGTCCAGTCGGCGCTGCCGACCACGATGGAGCTGTCTCCCTGCTTGCGGAATTGGTTGTCGACCCAGGCGTCCCATTCCAGACGCTTTCCTCCGCTCGTGATGCGGAGGATGTAGTTGCCGAAGATGGTAACCTTGGTCTCGCAGCCGCCGGATGCGTTGACGCGCAGCCGGTACATGATGATGCCCATGCTGGGGAGCTTCCACGTGGCCGTGGACGACACCGTAGAGTTGTATCTCGACAGCTTCTCCGTCGAGGCGCGCATGTAGCCCCCGGGCGAGAGGGTGACGGGGATGGCGTCGCCGGGGGCGCGCGTGATGGTCCATTGGCCGGAGAGAGGCGCCCCGACATTGGTGAAGGCCACGTCCCAGGGGGTGCTGACGTTGGGCACAAAGAGCGGGGGGAGAACGAGGATGTTGGAGAGGGTGGCTTGCAACTCGGCTCTGGTGGCGAGGATCTGCCAGTTGAAGGTGGGTTGGAAGGTTGCCGGGACCGACGTCGTCCATGCCCCTATTAATTAATGATTTATCTACAGCCCACTTCTTGATGCGGTTGCTTCGGGGGGACGCAGAGAACGCGTAATTATTTACCTATGCGATTGCCATCCTCAAAGACAGTAATGACTGTGGGACAAATACAGAGCACAACTGTATGTGTCTTCTGATCCCCGATACGGATGGCAGACCGGCCAATGTCGACAAACCAGCCCGTGGTTTTATCAAACCAACAGTACTTGAGCGTCGATCCGTCATAACGCAGGATGACATCTGCCGTGAGCGATATCTTGACCTCGGTCGGTGGCTATTATTGATCCGTTACCAACGTGGCCTTGTTTCTGTAACGACGCGAAGagggaaagaaagaagagcAAAGAAAGGAAAAAGTAATTAATTACGAAAGCTCACTTACGCTGACTCGGTCCAGCTTCAGATCGCAGGCCACGCAGATGCCTCCCTGAGCCCGAAGGTTGTGGTCGATACTCAGATAGGTCCACTGGTTGTAGCCGTCCACGTTTCCCCTCGTGATGCTGAGCGCGTCTTGAAGGGGCGTAATGACGGGCCCTTTGGCATCACGCTTGTATTGCCAAATACCCTGGTCAAGTGTCATGCCAGGGCAGATTGGGTAGTCGACGACTCCATCTTCCAGGGTGATTGGCGACGACATGCTCACGGGATCAACGTTTAAGAACTGATGAATTACAGGTTTAATTAATTAGTGTAGGCAATAACTCGCAGATAATTAGTTAGCTCTGCGCCCTAGAAATTCTTTGGGCCATAACCCAGACCTAGGCACAGTACTTATGCATTTCGCTTTGTAGAAGCCTCTTTTTTGTCGACGCGGAGagtataattaataattattaACGGGCTAGCCTCGTGCTCACCAACCTCAATGGTGAAGCCGACTTTAGCCAACCATACGGACGAAACGATGACGTTTCAACCTCCCACACTGAATTGTCAGTGGAACACAAACACATGCAAACATGACACCCAGCCGTATAATAGTATGTGTCAGCGTGACATCCAACTCAAGCTCGACCTCGATCGACTAAAAGGAATGACGTCTAGACAAGATGCCAAACTCTGCTGATAATAAACTGTCAAGAGCTGGACTGCGATGCCGACTGCCTTTATAGCTGCTCTGATCTCGGATCGTTCGGAGCCTTTCCCCGAATGGATCTCGTGGTTGACACTTGCTCGATGGGGCACCGAAGAACAGCCTCTTCCCGATTAAACAGGGGAACCGAAGTCGTCATAGCTTTTCTGCTGGCTTCAGGCGAGGATCACTGCCTGCTTAATAGAACGGCGGAAGTATTCTGCACGTGGAGTCACACAATGAGAGAAAGACTAATACGGAATACAAGAATATGAATCAGAAACGAAATGTTTTCTCCAGAGAATAATTATGGTCAAATCAAGGACTCGCGaggtagtgtatgtacatttCGAGCCAATCACTACCTACGTTGCCGAGAGGGGCTCAAGATGGCTCTAATAATGTATTAATTACCCATGTTATCAAGCTGTCCCCCTGCAAAGGTAGGTAATTAAGGTACAACGTTTGCACACTGCTTAATTACCGTATGTATTTGTCTTGGACAACTCAAAGTTCTGCCGCCCGTCCTCCTTTCGTGCCCGCCGTCTTCACCTTGATGACCCGCATGTCGTGGAGGTCAATGTCGAACGAgacgccggtgccggtgccggtctGGCCCGTGTACATCTCCTCCCACGAGTAGCTGCCGTCCCCGAGGCCCGGGACGTCCCTGAAGTCGACGGCGTAGGTCCCCGCCGAGGAGCCGGCGCAGAGGCCGATGACGACGCCGTCGCTGAGCGGGCCGGCCCAGTACGGGTAGATCCTGCCGCTCTCGCTCTCCGGGCCGGGCCGGCCGGGCGGGGTGAAGGTGGTAGCGGCCTTGCCCAGCCTGTCCTGGTTGATGTCGATGATGCCCTTGTTGCGAATGATGTCGAGCGTCGCGTTCGAGATGGTGGCGAGGTCGAGCCCCAGCACGAGGGGCGACTTGGCGATGGCCCAGAGGCCGAAGTGGAGGCGCTCCTCGTTGGCGTTAAGCTTCGGCGACCCGAGGTACAGCATGTCGAGGTCGTTGAACCCGCCCGGCCCGCTGTACTCGGCAATGTCGGCCGCCGCGCTGCCGATCCGCTCGACGCTCTCCCAGTCTCCCCAGTTGTCGACGCTCATCCTGTCCATGGTCGATCCGGCGGTTGTTAGGTTAGATTTGTTTATCACGGTATTAGCTTAAACATTAGGGCTTAAACATTAGGAAGGGTCCACGGAGCGGACCTCGGCGAGACGTACCGCCACGAGTGTCCGTAGTCATCGCCCCACCCCCAGACGTCGTCACGTCCCCAGTTGCAGAGGTTGAAGTGGATCTTGCGCGTCTCCTGGACGCCCAGGATGGCATCCCGCATCGGGGCGTACCACTCTTGGCTGTTTCCCGCCGGTCTCTGGCAGGTTTGCGGCGGTGGGTTGTCCAAGCAGGGGGTGTAGCAGTTGTCATACTTCCTGTACGGGTAGTGGGTTttagaaagaaagaaagaaagaaagaaagaaagaaagaagaaaaacaAGGGGGTTAATAATAAACCACATACCAAAAATCGACTCCCCACTCGACCAGCTGAGAGACATCCGAGGCCGCGTACTTATCCCCGTCGCTCCCGGGGTAACCGGCGCAGGTCTTCTGGCCGGCACAGCCGTACAGACCAAACTTGAGCCCCAGGTCGTGGATCCGATCGGCGACGGGTTTGATGCCGTCGGGCCATTTGCCCGGATCGGGCACAAGCTTCCCGTTCTCGTCGCGAGACTTGAGCGACCAGCAGTCGTCAATGTTGATGTctgccggggggggggggggccgcCGTCAGCACGCGTCATGCACACACGGCTCGGAGAATCCGGCTGGGGGGCGGCTGGGGATGAGGGCAGGTTGGCTCCAGGAGAAGCTTGCCCCATTGTCCTTCTTACATTCGTACCCGAGGTCCTTGAGCCCGAGCGAAATAAACTTCTCGGCCGTGTCGAGGGCATACTTGGCCGAGGCAGCATCGCACTGGGCGACATTCTGCGGCATAATTAGATGGGAAAATTAGCGAACCGAGCCCCGTCGTCTCTTCTGGCCTCGGGGGGTTGACAGGGGGAAGGGCGCTGCATGATGATGTTCCTCTTACCCAGCTGCTCCATCCCATGTGAGGCGTCAAGCCGACCCCATTATCCAAGGCCTTGGCGACTCGCGGCCAATACAGGGCCACGAGGAAACTGTTGCGCGCGTACTTCATGGTAATTAGCGGTGTTTCAATTCAGGAAAGACTGGCGGATGAATCCCAAGATCAACGCTGAGGAATTCGAATTGGCCGGACTGGCGGCAGCGATGCGTATTAATATGATGAGC
Coding sequences within it:
- a CDS encoding glycoside hydrolase family 27 protein (CAZy_ID 267865) — encoded protein: MKYARNSFLVALYWPRVAKALDNGVGLTPHMGWSSWNVAQCDAASAKYALDTAEKFISLGLKDLGYEYINIDDCWSLKSRDENGKLVPDPGKWPDGIKPVADRIHDLGLKFGLYGCAGQKTCAGYPGSDGDKYAASDVSQLVEWGVDFWKYDNCYTPCLDNPPPQTCQRPAGNSQEWYAPMRDAILGVQETRKIHFNLCNWGRDDVWGWGDDYGHSWRMSVDNWGDWESVERIGSAAADIAEYSGPGGFNDLDMLYLGSPKLNANEERLHFGLWAIAKSPLVLGLDLATISNATLDIIRNKGIIDINQDRLGKAATTFTPPGRPGPESESGRIYPYWAGPLSDGVVIGLCAGSSAGTYAVDFRDVPGLGDGSYSWEEMYTGQTGTGTGVSFDIDLHDMRVIKVKTAGTKGGRAAEL